GCCGACGCCCGGCTCCGGACCACCGGACTCCACGCAGCGGATGTCCTTGTAGCCGACCTTCATCACGTCCTCGAGCTCGAGGTCTTCCACCGAGCCCGCGTTGGCGGCCAGCGAAAGGATGGTGTCCTGCGCCTTGGCATGCAGGATCAGGCGGGTCGAATCCGCCTTCGGGTCGCAACCCACGATGAGGATGCGCTGACCAAGCTCGGTCAGGGCCGCAAGGGTGTTCTGGGACGTGGTGGACTTGCCGATGCCACCCTTGCCGTAAAACGCGATCTGTCGCAGCGAAGCCATCTTGCTCTCCTTCGAACCTACAGACGAGGATTCGGTGCCCTCCGGGCCGCTGCGCAGGACGCAACCAGGCCGGGGGCGTTGCACTCAGGCGAGGATGCGGACGGGGCCCTTCCGGAGCCCACCAGCCAGCAGCCTGGCGCCTGACAGAGGTGTAGCAACGAGTGTGCCAGCGATTTTCGGGGTGAATTATCTATTGAAAACAATACTTTATAGGGACATCAGAACCATGTCCAAAACCCGACACAGAGATTTTGCGGCCGACACGCCAGTTTAGGGCTGTTTGAAACAGGACACTCCGGAGCCGCTGATCGGGCCTGTTGAAACCTGACAATGGCGGTGTGCGCCGGCCTGTCACATTGTCGACCTTCCCTTTCGGATGGTCATCGACCAACGCAAAACGGGCCGGCGATGCCGGCCCGTCGTAGTCCATGAGAAAGATGCCTTGGGCGCGCGCGACGCCCGTGTCAGCCGATCAACTCCTGCGCCTTGCTGAGCGCCGCGACGAAGCGGTCTACTTCGTCGCGCGTGTTGTAAAGCCCGAAGGAGGCCCGGCAGGTGGCCGCGACGCCGAACCGCTCCAGGAGCGGCATGGCGCAATGGGTGCCGGCACGCACCGCGATGCCGTCATTGTCGATGAGCGTCGCGAAGTCGTGGGCATGGGCGCCGGCGATCTCGAACGAGATGATGGCACCCTTCTCCTTGGCCGTGCCGATGATGCGCACGGAGTTCAGCTCGCCCAGCCGCTCCTGCGCATAGCGACAGAGCTCGTTCTCGTGGGCGCGGATGCGCGCCTTGCCGATGGACTGGATGTAGTCGAGCGCGGCCCCGAGCCCCGCGGCCTGCACGATGGCCGGCGTGCCTGCCTCGAACCGGTGGGGCGGATCGCCATAGGTGATGGAATCCTGCCGCACTTCGCGGATCATTTCCCCGCCGCCGTTGAAGGGCGGCATGGCCTCGAGATGCTCATACTTGCCATAGAGCGCGCCGATGCCCGTGGGGCCATAGAGCTTGTGGCCGGTGATGATGTAGAAGTCGCAGTCGATATCCTGCACGTCCACATCGAGGTGGACCGCGCCCTGGGAGCCGTCCACCAGCACGGGGATGCCGCGCGCGTGGGCGATCTTCACCACCTCCTTGACCGGGACGGTGGTGCCCAGCACGTTGGACATCTGGGTGATGGCCACCAGCTTGGTGCGGTCCGTGAGCAGCTTCTCGAATTCATCGAGGAGAAAGTTGCCCTCGTCGTCCACCGGCGCCCACTTCAGCACCGCACCCTGGTTCTCGCGCAGGAAGTGCCACGGCACGATGTTGGCGTGGTGCTCCATGATGGAGAGGACGATCTCGTCGCCCTCCTTGATGCGAGCCTTGCCGAAGGTGGCGGCGACGAGGTTGATCGCTTCCGTGGCGCTGCGGGTGAAGATGATCTCTTCCGGGCGCGCGGCATTGAGGAAGCGCTGCACCGCATGGCGGCCGCCCTCATAGGCCTCGGTCGCGGCATTGGCGAGATAGTGCAGGCCGCGATGCACATTGGCGTATTCGGAGGTGTAGACCTGCTGGATGCGGTCGAGCACCGCCTTCGGCTTCTGCGCCGAGGCGCCATTGTCGAGATAGACCAGCGGCTTGCCGTTGACCTTGAGGCCGAGGATCGGGAAATCCTCGCGCACGCGCATCACGTCGTAGGAACCGTTCGAGACCGCGGGGTGAAGAGCGGTCATCATTCACTCCCGTCCCAGCAGCCAGGCGCGCGTCGCCTCGGCGAGAGCGGTGCGGATGCCCTCCTCGCCGATGGAGTCGATCACCTCGCCGACGAAGGCCTGGATGAGGAGCGCCTCGGCCTCCTTGGCGGGGATGCCGCGGGCCATGAGATAGAACTTGATCTGCTGGTCGAGCGTGCCGGTGGTGCAGCCGTGGCCGCACTGCACATCGTCGGCGAAGATCTCCAGCTCCGGCTTATTGCAGGATTCCGCCGTCTCGGTCAGCAGCAGCGCGCGACTGAGCATGCGGGCGTCGGTCTTCTGCGCCGCCTGGCGCACGGCGATCTTGCCCTGGAAGATGTCCTGGGAGGCGCCGTCCAGCACCGCGCGGAAGGATTCCCGGCTCTCCCCGGCCGGCGCCGCATGGTCCACGGACAGCAGGGTGTCGGCGTGCTGCTTGCCCGCGAGCAGGCTCACGCCGCCCATGTGCGCCTTCACGTTCTCTCCCGCGAGATGCAGCAGAAGCTGGTTGCGCACCACGGCGCCGCCGGTGGTGAAGAAGGTGTTGGAGAAGCGCGCGTCGGCGCCCACCTTCGCCAGCATCGTGGCGAGATGTACCGCGTCGCTGCCTTCGGTCGTCACCTTGACGCGCTCGAACGTTGCGCCGGCGCCCACCACCAGCTCCAGCGCCGTACTGACCTGATAGGCGATGCCCGCAGGCCCTTCATGGCTCTCGATAAGGGAGAGGCTGGCGCCATCCTCCACCACCACCAGCGAGCGGGTGAAGGCAGCCACCGGTGTCTCGGCGGTGGTCACGAACACCAGCTCCACCGGCCGCAGGATCGATTCGCCGGCGGCGACATGCACCACGACGCCGTCGCCCATGAGTGCGGTGTTGAGGGCGAGCACGGCGTCAGACGAAGCAACAGTGCGGCCGAGGTAGCTTGCGGGAAGGCCCGCCGGATCGGCCAGCGCATCCGCCGTGGAGGCGATGGTGAGGCCGGGCTCCAGACCCGAGAGATCGGACAGCTCGGGCACGAAGGCGCCGTTCACCACCACGAGGCGACGGAAGCCGAGGGCGGAGAAGAGGCCGCCGGCGGCCACCGCCTTCGCCTTGGCGTCCGCGTCGGGCAGCGGTGCGAGGGGCTTGGCATCGCGCATCAGGGCGCGCAGGTCGGTGTATCTCCAGCTCTCGACCCGGCGGTGCGGGAGGCCCGCATCGGCGAAGGTCTCGAAAGCCGCCGTGCGCTGGGCCGCCACGTCGGGACCGCCGGGCAGGCTGGCGCGCACGGCGGCGAAGGTCTCGGCCAGCGCCAGTTCGGCGCCGGTCTTCATGGGACGGACGATGGCCGGAGCTGTCGTGGCCATCACGCGGCCTCGCTCTGGTACTGGGCGTAGCCGGTGGCCTCAAGCTCCAGCGCCAGTTCCTTGCCACCCGTGTGGACGATGCGGCCGGCATTGAAGACATGCACCACGTCCGGGACAATATAGTCGAGCAGGCGCTGATAGTGGGTGATGACCAGCATCGAGCGTTCAGGCGAGCGCAGGGCGTTCACGCCGTTGGAGACCACCTTGAGCGCGTCGATGTCGAGGCCCGAGTCCGCCTCGTCGAGCACGCAGAAATAAGGCTCCAGAAGCATCATCTGCAGCGTCTCGTTGCGCTTCTTCTCGCCACCGGAGAAGCCCACATTCACCGGGCGCTTCAGCATCTCGGTGTCGATGCCCAGCTGCTTGCCCAGCTCGCGCACCTTGCGCACCAGCTCGGGAGAAGTCAGTTCCACCTCGCCGCGCTTCTTGCGCTGGCTGTTCACTGCGGTGTGCAGGAAAGCCATGTTGGAGACGCCGGGGATTTCCAGCGGATACTGGAAGCAGAGGAACAGCCCCTGCGCGGCGCGCTCGTCCGGGGAGAGGTCGAGGAGGTTGACACCGCGGAAGATGACCTCGCCGCCGGTGATCTCATAGCCCGGCTTGCCGGAGAGAACGTAGGACAGCGTGGATTTGCCGGCGCCGTTCGGCCCCATGATGGCATGAACTTCACCGGGATTGATGGTGAGGTTCATCCCGTTGATGATCTTGCGCCCCCCAGCGATCTCGGCATGGAGGTCCTTGATTTCGAGAAGGGGAGCCATGGTGAAGATCCTCTGGTTATCGTTGCCCGGCGACGCTACTGAAAGAAGACTGGGAGGCGTCAGCCGACGCTGCCTTCCAGGCTGATGGAGATGAGCTTCTGCGCCTCGACGGCGAACTCCATGGGAAGCTGCTGGAGCACGTCACGGACGAAACCGTTCACGACGAGAGCGACGGCATCTTCCTGCGAGAGGCCGCGCTGCATGCAGTAAAACAGCATGTCTTCCGAGATTTTCGAGGTGGTGGCCTCGTGCTCGAACTGCGCCGTGGGGTTCTTGGCCTCGATATACGGCACGGTATGCGCGCCGCAGAGGTCGCCGATGAGCAGCGAGTCGCAATTGGTGAAGTTGCGCGCGCCGGCCGCCTTGCGATGGGCCGAGACGAGGCCGCGATAGGTGTTGTTGGACTTGCCGGCCGAAATGCCCTTGGAGATGATCCGGCTCGTGGTGTTCTTGCCGAGATGGATCATCTTGGTGCCGGAATCCACCTGCTGGCGACCGTTGGAAATGGCGATGGAGTAAAACTCGCCGGAAGAACCCTCGCCGCGCAGAACGCAGCTCGGATACTTCCAGGTGATGGCAGAGCCGGTCTCCACCTGGGTCCAGGAAATCTTGGAATTCCTGCCACGGCAGTCGCCGCGCTTGGTCACGAAATTATAGATGCCGCCCTTGCCCTCGGCATCGCCGGGGTACCAGTTCTGGACGGTGGAATACTTGATCTCGGCATCATCGAGGGCGACCAGTTCCACCACGGCGGCGTGCAGCTGGTTCTCGTCGCGCATGGGCGCGGTGCAGCCCTCGAGATAGGAGACGTAGGAGCCCTTGTCGGCGATGATCAGGGTGCGCTCGAACTGGCCGGTGTTCTTCTCGTTGATGCGGAAATAGGTGGACAGCTCCATCGGGCAGCGCACGCCCGGCGGGATGTAGACGAACGAGCCGTCCGAGAACACCGCCTGGTTCAATGTCGCATAATAATTGTCGGTCGCCGGAACCACGCTGCCCAGATACTGCTTCACCAGATCGGGATGCTCGCGCAGGGCCTCGGAGATGGGCATGAAGATCACGCCGGCAGCCTTCAGTTCCTCCTTGAAGGTGGTGGCCACCGAGACGCTGTCGAACACCGCGTCCACCGCGATTTTCGGTCGCTCGCCCTCGGGCATTTCCACGCCGGCCAGGATCACCTGCTCCCGGAGCGGGATGCCGAGCTTCTCGTAGGTCTTCAGGATTTCCGGATCGACCTCGTCCAGCGACTTCGGCGCCTTGAACTTCTTGGGCTGGGAATAATAGTAGAGGTCCTGGAAGTCGATCTGCGGATAGCTGACGCGCGCCCACTCCGGCTCCTGCATCGTGAGCCAGCGGGCATAGGCGTCGAGGCGCCACTGCAGCATCCACTCCGGCTCTTCCTTCTTGGCCGAGATGAAGCGGATCACCTCTTCGGAGAGGCCCTTCGGCGCCTTCTCGGATTCGATGTTGGTCTCGAATCCATATTTGTACTGGTCGACGTCGATGGAACGAACCTGCTCGACTGTGTCCTGTACGGCCGCCATCTGGTCCTCCATTCAACTGTCAGGCTACGGCGCGAACCGCCGCGCGGGGATCGGAGAGTGGAGCCCGGCTGGCTCCAACCTCGTTGGGTGTGGGGGTCAGGCCCGCCGGAACCATGGAGGCGCCCCGGTCCGGAGCGAGCCGACAGCCCCACCAGGGCGCCACCGGCGTCAGGCCGGGACGCAGGTGTTCTCCACCGGGCACACCACGGCGCACTGGGCTTTGTCGAAATGCCCCTCGCACTCGGTGCACTTCTTGGGGTCGATCACATACATGTCCCGCTTGAGGCTGATGGCAGCATTCGGGCACTCGAATTCGCAGGCACCGCAGACGGTGCACTGGGACGCGACGATCTTGTAGGCCATGGGCTAGCTCCGCGCTGTGCAGATTGGCAGGCGAAGAGCCTCTTTCAAGCAACGTGCCATCGTCCAACAAATTGATTTTTAATTGTTATTCCTGAAAGCTGGCGACGCGCGCCGCTGTCGTTCACCCGACACGGTGTCGCAAGTGCGACAGCGGGGACAGCTCACGCCCGGGTCGCCCGGCGGATGGCGCGGAGCCTCGGCCAAAAATGAAAAGCCCCCCTCGCCGGGTGGTGAGGGGGGCATAGGTCGCGAAGGGTGACGGGGTTGGAGAGCGGCGGGTCGCCGTTCAGAAGCGCTTGATCTCGATGTCGTGCTTCTTGAGGGCATAGCCGATCTGGCGGGGCGTCAGCCCCAGCAGGCGCGCGGCCTTGGCCTGCACCCACCCGGCGCGCTCCATGGCGTCCACCAGACGCTCGCGCTCGTTCAGGTCCTCGTCCGCAATCGCGGACCGGACCGGCACCGCAGGGGCAGGCGCGGGAACAGGAACGGTCAGCGGCGGCAGGCGCGAGACGGTGTTGGAATTCGCAGCCTCACCGCTGATCACCGGCGGCATCACCGGCAGAGGGATGTCCATGGGCCGGCGCGTCTGCGGCGCGTCGGCCGGGCTGCGCCACAGCAGCGCCGACAGGCATTCATTGTGACGGCAGGCGAAGTCGTCGCCGACGATCGCGCTGCCCTGCGCCAAAGTCGCGGTCCGCTGCACGCAATTCTCCAGCTCGCGCACGTTTCCGGGGAAGCCGCACCCCATCAGCACGTCCACGGCATCCTGATTGAACTGCAGGTCCCGGCCGTTCTCGCGATTGAAGCGATCGAGGAACTCGTTGGCGAGCAATGGGATATCTCCACGGCGGTCGCGCAGCGAGGGCACGATCACCGGGATGACGCTGATGCGGTAATAAAGGTCGGCTCGGAATTCGTTCTTGGCCACCGCCTCTTCCAGGTTCCGGTTGGTGGCGGCGACGACGCGCACGTTCACCTTGAGGGTGTGACTGCCGCCGACCCGCTCGAACTCCTGTTCCTGGAGCACCCGCAGCAGCTTCGCCTGGAAAGCCGGCGAGATCTCGCCGATCTCATCGAGGAAGAGCGTACCCTTGTCGGCGAGCTCGAAGCGCCCCTTGCGCGCACCGACGGCACCGGTGAAGGCCCCCTTCTCGTGGCCGAACAGCTCGGACTCCAGAACGGATTCGGGCAAGGCGGCGCAGTTCAGCTTGATGAAGGGCCCCTTCTGGCGGGGCGAAAGCTCGTGGATGGCTTTCGCGATCAGCTCCTTGCCGGTGCCCGATTCACCGCGCAGCAACACTGGCGAATGGGACTTGGCGACGATCATGATCTTGTCGAGCAGGGCGCGGATTTCGCGGCTGTCGCCGATGATGCCGTCGACATAGACGCGCTTGCGCTCGCGGCTGACAGAGGACGGCTTCAGCTCCGACAATTGCTTCTGCAGACGGCCGCTTTCCGCCATCAGCCGCTCGCGGTCGCGCGAGACGACGCGATGCAGCTGCACCGTCTGGCCGATGAGGTTTGCCACCATGGTCAGGAAGCGCACATCCGAATCGAGCCGGAACACGGAGCGCCCGTCCCACACGCGGTCGATGGTGAGCGTGCCGATGACGCGGGAGGCGACGCGGATGGGAACGCCGATGAAAGACACCCGCGTGTCCTCGCTGGCGCCGAGGGCCTGCGCATCCGCCGCGCTGAAGGCCGGGTGAGAGGCGACATTCTCGGCGATGAGCGGCACGGCGGTCGCGATCACCTGGCCGATGGCTTTCTCCGGCAGCCGCGCGCGATAGCGCGCATCGGTGCCCTCGTTCCAGCCGCCACCGACGGTGATGTCGGGAATGCCATCGTCTTCGAGCAGCGAAATCACGCCATGGCGCATCTGCATGAAGGACGAGAGAAGATTCACCACGCTCGACAGCGTGGTCTCCAGGCGATTCGGGGCCGTCAGGATCTTCGAGATCTCGTAGATCCCGGTCAGAGCCACGTCGCTCAGTGAGACGAGGGGCACATGAGATCGCGCCTGCTCGCGCTCGATTTGCAACGCTTCCTGCTGAACCATGGTGCTCTCTCCATCACCCCAGGCACCGTCCCCACCCATTTTGTATGATTGGCGACACTTTGATTTAGTTTTATTCGCATGTCGTGCCCAAGCTGACGGCAAGATTTGATGATTGTTTGAGCATGGGCATGCCGATTGTCGCGTTTGCTGCGACAACTTGGCCATTTGCGCCGGCCATCTGGGGTCCAATTGTCAGAGAAGGGACGATATGGGCCTGTATCCGGCAAAAAGATTTCGCCCAGCGAAATCAAGGCGCTTCTACTTGCCGCAACTTTCCTCAGTCTGACCTCTGCAGTGCAGCGTGAAAGACGCAGGCGCAGCAAAGGACCCGTTTCACAGCCTTGCGATGAGCGGCTGTGAGAACAGCGCGAGTCGGGCGGCCGCGGTGTCCGGGCGCTCGGCGCGGAGCAGGTCAGCCATTTCCGGCGCCGCGAGCGGTCGGAAGAACAGGAAGCCCTGTGCCAGTTCGCAGCCGTTGTCGCGCAGGAACCGCGCCTGCCCCGCGGTCTCCAGCCCCTCGGCCACCACGCGCATGCCGAGCTTGCGTCCGAGCTCGATCACCGCGCAGACGATGGCGGTGTCGAAGGCATCCCGCTCGATGTCCTTCACGAAGCTCTGGTCGATCTTGATGGTGTCGATGGGCAGCTGCTTGAGGTGGATGAGGCCGGCATAGCCGGTGCCGAAATCGTCGAGGGCGACGCGCACCCCCGCGCGGTCCAGCTCCTCGAGGATCGGCGCCACATGCTCCGAACTGCGCCCGAGGAAGACGGTCTCGGTGATCTCCACGTCGAAATGCGATGGCTCCACGCCCGCGGCATGGAACTGGCGGAGCAGGGTCGGCGCGAGGTCGCGATTGTTGAACTGGGCGGGCGCAAGGTTGATGGCGACGCGGCCGCAGTCGAAGCCGAGCTCGATCCAGCCGCGCACGTCGCTGGCCACCCGGCGTACCATGCGCTCGCCGATGAGCACGGCAAGCTCGGGATCGGAGAGCGCGGCCTCGAAGGCGGAGGGCGACAGAATGCTGTGCGGCGAGCGCCGCCAGCGCACCAGCGCCTCCACCCCGGCGAGGCGGCCGGTCGTCAGCGACACCTTGGGCTGGTAGTAGGGCACGATCTCGTCATCGGCGAGCGCGCCGATCATGGCCCGGTTCAG
The nucleotide sequence above comes from Xanthobacter flavus. Encoded proteins:
- a CDS encoding cysteine desulfurase, which produces MTALHPAVSNGSYDVMRVREDFPILGLKVNGKPLVYLDNGASAQKPKAVLDRIQQVYTSEYANVHRGLHYLANAATEAYEGGRHAVQRFLNAARPEEIIFTRSATEAINLVAATFGKARIKEGDEIVLSIMEHHANIVPWHFLRENQGAVLKWAPVDDEGNFLLDEFEKLLTDRTKLVAITQMSNVLGTTVPVKEVVKIAHARGIPVLVDGSQGAVHLDVDVQDIDCDFYIITGHKLYGPTGIGALYGKYEHLEAMPPFNGGGEMIREVRQDSITYGDPPHRFEAGTPAIVQAAGLGAALDYIQSIGKARIRAHENELCRYAQERLGELNSVRIIGTAKEKGAIISFEIAGAHAHDFATLIDNDGIAVRAGTHCAMPLLERFGVAATCRASFGLYNTRDEVDRFVAALSKAQELIG
- the sufC gene encoding Fe-S cluster assembly ATPase SufC, whose translation is MAPLLEIKDLHAEIAGGRKIINGMNLTINPGEVHAIMGPNGAGKSTLSYVLSGKPGYEITGGEVIFRGVNLLDLSPDERAAQGLFLCFQYPLEIPGVSNMAFLHTAVNSQRKKRGEVELTSPELVRKVRELGKQLGIDTEMLKRPVNVGFSGGEKKRNETLQMMLLEPYFCVLDEADSGLDIDALKVVSNGVNALRSPERSMLVITHYQRLLDYIVPDVVHVFNAGRIVHTGGKELALELEATGYAQYQSEAA
- a CDS encoding 4Fe-4S binding protein codes for the protein MAYKIVASQCTVCGACEFECPNAAISLKRDMYVIDPKKCTECEGHFDKAQCAVVCPVENTCVPA
- the sufB gene encoding Fe-S cluster assembly protein SufB produces the protein MAAVQDTVEQVRSIDVDQYKYGFETNIESEKAPKGLSEEVIRFISAKKEEPEWMLQWRLDAYARWLTMQEPEWARVSYPQIDFQDLYYYSQPKKFKAPKSLDEVDPEILKTYEKLGIPLREQVILAGVEMPEGERPKIAVDAVFDSVSVATTFKEELKAAGVIFMPISEALREHPDLVKQYLGSVVPATDNYYATLNQAVFSDGSFVYIPPGVRCPMELSTYFRINEKNTGQFERTLIIADKGSYVSYLEGCTAPMRDENQLHAAVVELVALDDAEIKYSTVQNWYPGDAEGKGGIYNFVTKRGDCRGRNSKISWTQVETGSAITWKYPSCVLRGEGSSGEFYSIAISNGRQQVDSGTKMIHLGKNTTSRIISKGISAGKSNNTYRGLVSAHRKAAGARNFTNCDSLLIGDLCGAHTVPYIEAKNPTAQFEHEATTSKISEDMLFYCMQRGLSQEDAVALVVNGFVRDVLQQLPMEFAVEAQKLISISLEGSVG
- the sufD gene encoding Fe-S cluster assembly protein SufD, which encodes MATTAPAIVRPMKTGAELALAETFAAVRASLPGGPDVAAQRTAAFETFADAGLPHRRVESWRYTDLRALMRDAKPLAPLPDADAKAKAVAAGGLFSALGFRRLVVVNGAFVPELSDLSGLEPGLTIASTADALADPAGLPASYLGRTVASSDAVLALNTALMGDGVVVHVAAGESILRPVELVFVTTAETPVAAFTRSLVVVEDGASLSLIESHEGPAGIAYQVSTALELVVGAGATFERVKVTTEGSDAVHLATMLAKVGADARFSNTFFTTGGAVVRNQLLLHLAGENVKAHMGGVSLLAGKQHADTLLSVDHAAPAGESRESFRAVLDGASQDIFQGKIAVRQAAQKTDARMLSRALLLTETAESCNKPELEIFADDVQCGHGCTTGTLDQQIKFYLMARGIPAKEAEALLIQAFVGEVIDSIGEEGIRTALAEATRAWLLGRE
- the nifA gene encoding nif-specific transcriptional activator NifA, which codes for MVQQEALQIEREQARSHVPLVSLSDVALTGIYEISKILTAPNRLETTLSSVVNLLSSFMQMRHGVISLLEDDGIPDITVGGGWNEGTDARYRARLPEKAIGQVIATAVPLIAENVASHPAFSAADAQALGASEDTRVSFIGVPIRVASRVIGTLTIDRVWDGRSVFRLDSDVRFLTMVANLIGQTVQLHRVVSRDRERLMAESGRLQKQLSELKPSSVSRERKRVYVDGIIGDSREIRALLDKIMIVAKSHSPVLLRGESGTGKELIAKAIHELSPRQKGPFIKLNCAALPESVLESELFGHEKGAFTGAVGARKGRFELADKGTLFLDEIGEISPAFQAKLLRVLQEQEFERVGGSHTLKVNVRVVAATNRNLEEAVAKNEFRADLYYRISVIPVIVPSLRDRRGDIPLLANEFLDRFNRENGRDLQFNQDAVDVLMGCGFPGNVRELENCVQRTATLAQGSAIVGDDFACRHNECLSALLWRSPADAPQTRRPMDIPLPVMPPVISGEAANSNTVSRLPPLTVPVPAPAPAVPVRSAIADEDLNERERLVDAMERAGWVQAKAARLLGLTPRQIGYALKKHDIEIKRF